DNA from Asanoa sp. WMMD1127:
CTGATCGCCACCCAGTTCGACGCCCTGGCGAAGGCGGCCGAGGGCTGCGACGTCATCGTGGGCAGCGGGGTCCTGCCGGCCGCGGCCGGCGCCCGCTCGGTGGCCGACCTGCTCGGCGTGCCGTCCGTCCACGTGACCTACTGCCCGATCTTCCTGCCCTCGCCGCACCACCGCCCGCAGCCGCTGCCCGGCCTCCCGGTGTCGGCCGACGTGACCGACCCGGCGGCCCTGGAGCAGCTGAGCATCGACAACTACAACGCGTTCCTGCGCGAGCCGCTCAACGCGGCCCGGCTCGGCGCGGGCCTGCCGCCGGTCGACAACGTGCGCGACTACATCCACACCGCCCGTCCGTGGTTGGCGGCCGATCCGGTGCTGGCGCCGTGGCCGGGCGACGGGGTCGACGTGCTGCAGACCGGCGCCTGGGTCGCGCCCGACGAGCGGCCCCTGCCGGCCGACCTCGCGGCGTTCCTCGCGGACGGCCCACCGCCGGTCTACGTGAGCTTCGGCAGCATGGTCGCGCCCGACGGCATCGCGGGTCTGGCGATCGAGGCGATCCGGGCCCAGGGCCGGCGCGTGATCGTCGGTCGCGGGTGGGCCGAGCTGGACGGCGTCGACGACCGCCCTGATTGCCTCGTCGTCGGCGAGGTCAACCAGCAGCAGCTGTTCCGGCGCGTGGCCGCCGTCGTCCACCACGGCGGCGCGGGGACCACGACGACCGCCACGCTGGCCGGCGCGCCGCAGGTGGTCGTGGCGCAGTGGGCCGACCAGCCGTACTTCGCCGACCGGGTCGCCGCCCTGCGCATCGGCGCCGGCATCACCGTGGGGCACGGTCCGGGGCCGACCGCGGAGGCGTTCGCGGCCGCGCTGGCGACGGCGTTGGCGAGCCGGGAGCGGGCGACCGCCGTGGCCGCCACGATCCGCACCGACGGCACGACCGTCGCGGCGGAGAAACTGCTGGAGCTGGCTGCGTAGGGTTGGCACGGTGGCGCGACTCGTACACCTGAACGGCCCGCCCGGGATCGGCAAGTCCACCCTGTCCGGGCGCTACGCGGATCGGCATCCCGGCGTGCTCAACCTCGACGTCGACGCCGTGCACCGGCTGGTCGGCGGGTGGGCGGACGACGACAACCGGACGTGGGACGTGGTGTGGCCGCTCGTGCGGGCGATGGCGGCGGCCCACCTGGACGGCGGGCGGGACGTCGTGCTGGCGCAGTACTTCGGCCGTCTCGACGAGGTGACCGCGTTCGCGGAGCTGGCCCGTGCGCACGGGGCCGGCTTCGTCGAGGTCGTCCTGGTCGACGAGCGGGCGGCCGCGATCGAGCGGTTCGCGCGCCGGGCCCGCCGGGACGCCGACGATCCATGGGTACGCCACCACCACCGGCTCGTCGGCGCGCGCGGCGGGCCGGCACTGCTCGGGAGGATGTACGACGACCTGATGACGCTCGTGCGACCGGACACGGT
Protein-coding regions in this window:
- a CDS encoding AAA family ATPase codes for the protein MARLVHLNGPPGIGKSTLSGRYADRHPGVLNLDVDAVHRLVGGWADDDNRTWDVVWPLVRAMAAAHLDGGRDVVLAQYFGRLDEVTAFAELARAHGAGFVEVVLVDERAAAIERFARRARRDADDPWVRHHHRLVGARGGPALLGRMYDDLMTLVRPDTVVVSSVEGAVAETYARLVEALREPGA
- a CDS encoding glycosyltransferase; translation: MRVVLSTFDSRGGVEPYAALARKLRELGAEAVVCAPPDCADRLAEVGVPFTPIGDPVRTLVHTTPPPSVAEVAAKLIATQFDALAKAAEGCDVIVGSGVLPAAAGARSVADLLGVPSVHVTYCPIFLPSPHHRPQPLPGLPVSADVTDPAALEQLSIDNYNAFLREPLNAARLGAGLPPVDNVRDYIHTARPWLAADPVLAPWPGDGVDVLQTGAWVAPDERPLPADLAAFLADGPPPVYVSFGSMVAPDGIAGLAIEAIRAQGRRVIVGRGWAELDGVDDRPDCLVVGEVNQQQLFRRVAAVVHHGGAGTTTTATLAGAPQVVVAQWADQPYFADRVAALRIGAGITVGHGPGPTAEAFAAALATALASRERATAVAATIRTDGTTVAAEKLLELAA